CCGCCACCGCCATAAGCTGCGGCATGCTGCCGAAGGGCTGGCCTTTGTAATCCTGGTCCAGTCCAGCCACGATCACCCGGTAACCCTTGTCCGCCAGATCATTGCAAACATCCACGATAGATTCGTCGAAAAACTGGGCTTCGTCGATGGCCACAATCTTTATCTCTTCCTTCAGATACTGGTGAATTTCCTCCGGCTGGCTGATCGGCACGGAGGGCGCCTGCATCTGGGAATGGGAAACGATGTTGGTGGCGTCATAGCGGTTGTCTATGGTGGGTTTGAACACCAATATGCCCTGCCGCGCGTATTCGGCCCGGCGGATGCGGCGGATCAGTTCCTCCGTTTTTCCGCTGAACATGCTTCCGCAGATAACTTCGATCCAGCCGGTCTTCTGATTAATGATGTTCACCATGACTCCTTAAATACATAAATTGACGAAGATGTCAGTAATGCCGGAGCCGGGTTTTTGTCAATCTCTAAAGTGTCTCAGGTTCCGAAAAGATGGTGCGCTATGATTCCCGCGGACACCGCCACGTTCAGCGACTCCATCCACTCTCCCATCTCGATGCGCAAGGTCCTGTCCGCCAAAGCCCTGAGCTCTTCTGAGAGGCCGTGTGCCTCGGAACCGAGCGCGATCATGGTCGCCCTGTCGGCATTGGGGATAAAAGAACGCAAAGCCTCGCCGGAAGAAGCGTCGGTGAGCACCAGTTCCGCTTGGATAGAACGCAGTTGCTCCGCGTCCAGGATTTGGAACGGAACTTTGAACACGCTGCCTAGGGAGGCCCTGACCACTTTTGGCGAGGACACTTCTACGCAATCTGGCGACAGCAGCAAAGCGTCTATCCCGAAAGCGACGCAGAGCCTGAAGATGGTGCCCAGGTTACCCGGGTCCTTAATTCCGTCGAGGTAAAAGGCCAGCTTGAATTCAATCTTACGCTCCCGCGGCAGGTCAAAGAGCGCCGCCACGTCCTGCGGATGCTCGCTGTCAC
This genomic window from Candidatus Cloacimonadota bacterium contains:
- a CDS encoding thymidine kinase, giving the protein MVNIINQKTGWIEVICGSMFSGKTEELIRRIRRAEYARQGILVFKPTIDNRYDATNIVSHSQMQAPSVPISQPEEIHQYLKEEIKIVAIDEAQFFDESIVDVCNDLADKGYRVIVAGLDQDYKGQPFGSMPQLMAVAEYVTKVLAICVKCGNPANRTQRTVQKGEQILVGSTEAYEARCRNCHEVLE
- a CDS encoding RNA methyltransferase, producing MNTTAPEISKNRIRELSKLQQKKQRLSEGKVVVEGLRTLRQLWDWGIKPLEQYCLADSSPVWTDVPRFVLRDWELGKICDSEHPQDVAALFDLPRERKIEFKLAFYLDGIKDPGNLGTIFRLCVAFGIDALLLSPDCVEVSSPKVVRASLGSVFKVPFQILDAEQLRSIQAELVLTDASSGEALRSFIPNADRATMIALGSEAHGLSEELRALADRTLRIEMGEWMESLNVAVSAGIIAHHLFGT